One part of the Tunicatimonas pelagia genome encodes these proteins:
- a CDS encoding CHAT domain-containing protein: MRAVFALFLLLNATCILAQEAEVVPHQPAQLLYQQGKITKSYRSAWRSLETTKSEYGALSLEYADNLRLLSLITASLHQDSLALEYTLREIQCREYLSPAPAYLLLEAYQNAANLYLSVGDTELAQVAIKRVLFLADSTEVQQDSLGLLQLEAGRVYQAANNQQLADSLYTLAQIHSADSLQILQAQFQQWLLQGKLNLTKVSNLMRTLQQRGDTTTTFYADLCYQRANIALAEAEWQDAQQWYAMARRLYERDMKQITNAYASVLNNLGAIALADQNTGEGGYLVERAFQYRASPVEYTQGSFWVALANLAAYYQEHSSPAEANALYTQHIHLDDTAINYPWQYAIALNNVATLYQDEGNYEQAAQYFTRAIEVLGEKKLPSQRAVLHQASVYSNAARNYQDLVRFDTAIFYHQKSLELIKWATGRESPNYVAAISGMAALYHDIGYLVEAEIFFQEAISIQERLSETEDNIYANLLSNYALVCQAAGNYPKAAEMLEASVKIKEKLLGTDHPEYLVTLSNIGLLYLDEGKYTQARPMLELVAEVQREIWGAEHPSMISSYLNLARLEVVTGNYPEAEPLLQQAYELSVDHFGENHPEQAKVQMELAKFYFTLGNFVQAKPLLLASQKILSDSYGASHPDLATAYQSLAALYEAQDSIELAEQYYQQALSIDANTLGKQHPSYAATLSNLATLYQNNNQYQKALPLLEESLSISQKLLGKDHPYYSTTLLNLGLLYQDLNELDKATEYIEEAVAVRQEVLGELHPDFAYARYSQAVLYHKLGRYKNAEDIFHGVVEDYIGQIQNYFPSLSEQEKGAYYQRVEPVFHAFRDFVIDQVYYRAEGVTEAQKRRLLIELYNLQLVTKAMLLDASYQLRQAIETQSETETVKKYERWLTVKEQLGQLYTLSRRERNDQRAAIQVLESEANQLEKQLSRKSATFATTVESKQVTWQQVQQQLEPTEAAVEIIRVARDSSVLYAALVIESTSEAPRLCVFPEGKEMESKNYYYYQNAIKFRITDELSYDQYWRSIREQLSDSITTVYLAPDGIYHKININSLYRADTKRYVIDEMDLRMLSSTRDLGRASDQLSSKSAYLIGSPDFQFRVGYQNSEALIDLATPSPLTASGMLGSTPFLFGIRDLPGTRTEVEAIRSMLTKQQWTTWTYLGEEAREDIIKSAKEPRVLHIASHGYFMTDLSESGNANRAYGTHLQNIAANPLLRAGLLLAGAEYSIHNSPDWKVEDGVLTAYEAMNLRLNGTEMVVLSACETGLGDIRNGEGVYGLQRSFLIAGAQSVLMSLWNVNDNSTAELMTIFYQNWLSGQSKHQALRNAQLAVRKQHADPYFWGGFVLVER; this comes from the coding sequence ATGCGCGCTGTATTTGCTTTATTTTTACTACTTAATGCTACCTGTATTTTGGCTCAGGAAGCTGAAGTAGTGCCGCACCAGCCGGCTCAGTTACTATATCAACAAGGAAAAATTACTAAATCATATCGGTCTGCTTGGCGGAGCTTGGAAACCACTAAGTCGGAGTACGGAGCACTGAGTCTGGAATATGCTGATAACTTACGCTTGTTGTCGCTAATTACCGCATCTTTACACCAAGACTCGTTGGCATTGGAGTATACACTGCGAGAGATTCAGTGTCGCGAATATTTATCACCTGCCCCAGCGTACTTACTACTAGAAGCGTATCAAAATGCTGCCAATCTCTATCTATCGGTGGGTGATACCGAACTGGCTCAGGTAGCGATAAAACGGGTGCTGTTTCTGGCGGATTCTACCGAAGTGCAGCAAGATTCACTGGGGCTACTTCAACTTGAAGCCGGTAGGGTGTATCAGGCAGCTAATAATCAGCAATTGGCTGATTCTCTGTACACGCTTGCCCAAATTCACTCAGCGGATAGTTTACAGATATTACAAGCTCAATTTCAACAATGGTTGCTACAGGGAAAACTTAATCTAACAAAGGTGAGCAACTTAATGCGTACCCTTCAGCAACGCGGCGATACAACAACGACGTTCTACGCTGATTTATGCTATCAGCGAGCGAATATCGCACTAGCCGAAGCCGAGTGGCAAGATGCTCAACAGTGGTACGCAATGGCTCGTCGTCTTTATGAACGAGACATGAAGCAGATAACCAATGCCTACGCTAGCGTGCTGAATAATTTGGGAGCCATTGCTCTGGCCGATCAAAATACGGGAGAAGGAGGGTACCTCGTTGAAAGAGCTTTTCAGTACCGAGCTAGCCCCGTGGAATACACGCAAGGTAGTTTTTGGGTAGCACTCGCTAATCTGGCGGCTTACTATCAAGAGCACAGCAGTCCGGCGGAAGCTAACGCCCTTTACACTCAACACATTCATCTTGACGATACTGCTATCAACTACCCTTGGCAGTACGCCATTGCCCTCAATAATGTGGCTACTCTGTACCAAGATGAAGGTAATTACGAACAGGCGGCTCAATATTTTACGCGAGCCATAGAAGTTCTGGGTGAAAAAAAGTTGCCAAGTCAGCGGGCGGTGCTGCACCAAGCTTCTGTCTACAGCAACGCCGCCCGTAACTACCAAGACTTGGTTCGGTTTGATACCGCGATTTTTTATCATCAGAAATCATTAGAACTCATTAAGTGGGCCACTGGGCGGGAAAGTCCTAACTACGTAGCAGCCATTAGTGGTATGGCCGCACTCTATCACGATATTGGTTATTTAGTAGAAGCTGAAATATTCTTTCAGGAAGCAATCAGTATCCAAGAGAGACTTAGTGAAACCGAGGATAACATCTACGCCAACTTGCTAAGCAATTACGCACTTGTTTGTCAGGCAGCGGGTAACTACCCTAAAGCTGCTGAAATGCTAGAAGCATCCGTTAAGATAAAAGAAAAGTTGCTAGGCACTGACCATCCGGAATATCTGGTAACGCTTTCTAATATTGGCTTACTCTATCTGGATGAGGGAAAGTACACCCAGGCGCGTCCCATGTTGGAGTTGGTGGCAGAAGTACAGCGGGAAATATGGGGGGCAGAGCACCCTTCCATGATTTCTAGCTATTTGAATCTGGCTCGCCTGGAAGTAGTCACGGGTAACTATCCGGAAGCTGAACCACTACTCCAGCAAGCTTACGAGCTCTCGGTAGATCACTTCGGGGAAAATCATCCTGAGCAAGCGAAAGTGCAGATGGAGCTGGCAAAGTTTTACTTCACGCTAGGAAATTTCGTCCAAGCCAAACCACTGCTGCTGGCTAGTCAGAAAATATTATCTGATTCATACGGGGCATCTCACCCTGATTTGGCAACGGCCTACCAGAGTTTGGCTGCCCTTTATGAGGCTCAGGATAGTATAGAATTAGCGGAGCAGTACTATCAGCAGGCACTTAGCATCGACGCTAATACTTTAGGAAAGCAACACCCATCTTACGCGGCTACGTTAAGCAACTTGGCTACGCTCTACCAAAATAATAATCAGTACCAAAAAGCTTTACCATTACTCGAAGAGTCCTTATCGATTAGCCAAAAGCTGTTAGGGAAAGATCATCCGTACTATTCTACTACGTTACTTAACTTAGGATTACTTTACCAAGATTTAAACGAGCTTGATAAAGCCACTGAATATATTGAGGAAGCCGTGGCTGTTCGGCAAGAAGTACTCGGAGAGCTACATCCAGATTTTGCTTACGCCCGCTACAGTCAAGCAGTATTATACCATAAGCTCGGACGATATAAAAATGCCGAAGATATTTTTCACGGAGTGGTTGAGGACTATATTGGGCAGATACAAAACTATTTTCCTTCCTTGAGTGAGCAAGAGAAAGGAGCTTACTACCAACGGGTAGAACCAGTATTTCATGCGTTTCGCGATTTTGTTATCGATCAGGTATACTACCGAGCCGAGGGAGTGACTGAAGCTCAGAAGCGTCGTTTACTCATAGAATTGTACAACCTTCAGTTGGTGACCAAAGCCATGTTGCTCGATGCTTCTTATCAGCTTAGGCAAGCCATTGAAACCCAGAGCGAAACCGAAACGGTGAAGAAGTACGAACGTTGGCTGACAGTAAAAGAGCAATTAGGTCAATTGTACACCCTATCGCGGCGGGAGCGCAATGACCAGCGCGCGGCTATTCAAGTGTTGGAAAGTGAGGCTAACCAACTGGAAAAGCAATTATCTCGCAAGTCAGCCACCTTTGCCACAACCGTAGAGAGCAAGCAGGTTACTTGGCAACAAGTGCAGCAGCAACTTGAACCAACGGAAGCCGCAGTTGAGATTATCCGAGTGGCTCGCGATAGTAGTGTGCTGTACGCGGCTCTAGTAATAGAATCTACTAGTGAAGCCCCTCGGCTTTGCGTATTTCCCGAAGGAAAGGAGATGGAAAGTAAAAACTATTACTACTACCAAAATGCCATCAAATTTCGGATAACGGATGAGCTTTCTTACGATCAATACTGGCGGAGTATTCGTGAACAATTATCAGATAGTATAACCACAGTCTATCTGGCTCCCGACGGCATCTATCACAAAATTAATATTAATAGTCTTTACCGTGCTGATACCAAGCGCTACGTAATTGATGAAATGGATTTGCGTATGCTAAGTAGTACCCGCGACTTGGGTCGTGCGTCCGATCAACTGTCCTCAAAATCAGCTTACCTTATTGGCTCGCCTGATTTTCAGTTTCGGGTAGGATACCAAAATAGCGAAGCATTGATTGACTTAGCCACGCCATCACCACTCACGGCATCGGGGATGCTAGGTAGTACCCCGTTTTTATTCGGAATCCGAGATCTGCCCGGCACCAGAACCGAAGTAGAAGCAATTCGTAGTATGTTAACCAAACAACAGTGGACTACCTGGACGTACTTGGGTGAAGAGGCTAGAGAGGACATAATTAAGTCTGCAAAAGAGCCTCGAGTGCTGCATATTGCCTCACACGGCTACTTTATGACGGATTTATCCGAGTCAGGAAATGCTAATCGGGCGTACGGAACTCATTTGCAAAATATTGCGGCTAACCCTCTGCTGAGAGCAGGGCTACTTTTGGCTGGAGCCGAATACAGTATTCATAACTCACCTGACTGGAAGGTGGAAGACGGTGTTTTAACGGCTTACGAAGCCATGAATTTACGCCTAAACGGTACCGAGATGGTAGTCTTAAGTGCTTGCGAAACCGGATTGGGTGATATTAGAAACGGGGAAGGGGTGTATGGCTTACAGCGATCTTTTCTGATTGCCGGGGCACAGAGTGTGCTGATGAGTCTGTGGAACGTCAATGATAATAGCACGGCGGAGCTGATGACGATCTTTTACCAGAACTGGCTATCGGGTCAGAGCAAGCACCAAGCACTACGAAATGCCCAGTTAGCCGTTAGAAAGCAGCACGCGGATCCTTACTTTTGGGGTGGCTTTGTGTTAGTAGAAAGATAG